A single genomic interval of Alphaproteobacteria bacterium harbors:
- a CDS encoding CoA ester lyase, producing the protein MPADAKPVRLARSLLVVPASRPEFFAKAAAGPADAVLIDLEDSVPAVDKVAARARAAEAIDAHDWGAKTVSLRVNGLATALTVGDITAVLERGAGRLDLVMLPKAESAADIRFLDTLVDQVERAAGRGRRLGLEAQIESARGLADVHEIAAASPRLEALHFGPGDFAASAGIRSTAIGGPVAGYGVLAADECTDARRFHPGDIWHYATSRLVVAARAEGLRAIDGPFAALGDGDGLAADARRGAVQGFDGKWAIHPTQVGAINAAFAPDPDEVARARHIVAALAEAADRGSGAVALDGRMIDMASIRQAEALIAVADRIAATAAQG; encoded by the coding sequence ATGCCGGCTGACGCGAAGCCGGTGCGGCTGGCACGCAGCCTGCTGGTCGTCCCAGCCTCCAGGCCGGAGTTCTTCGCCAAGGCGGCAGCGGGCCCGGCGGACGCAGTGCTGATCGACCTGGAGGATTCGGTGCCGGCGGTCGACAAGGTCGCCGCCCGCGCCCGCGCCGCCGAAGCGATCGACGCGCACGACTGGGGCGCGAAAACGGTGTCGCTGCGGGTCAACGGCCTGGCCACCGCCCTGACTGTCGGCGACATCACCGCCGTGCTCGAGCGCGGCGCCGGCCGGCTTGACCTGGTCATGCTGCCGAAGGCGGAGAGCGCGGCCGACATCCGCTTTCTCGATACGCTGGTCGACCAGGTCGAGCGCGCCGCCGGCCGCGGGCGCCGGCTGGGGCTGGAGGCACAGATCGAATCGGCGCGCGGACTCGCCGACGTGCACGAGATCGCGGCGGCCAGCCCGCGGCTTGAGGCGCTGCACTTCGGCCCGGGCGACTTCGCCGCCTCCGCCGGTATCCGCTCCACCGCCATCGGCGGGCCGGTCGCCGGCTACGGCGTGCTGGCAGCCGACGAGTGCACCGACGCGCGCCGCTTCCATCCCGGCGACATCTGGCATTACGCGACCAGCCGGCTGGTGGTGGCGGCCCGTGCCGAGGGGCTGCGCGCGATCGACGGGCCGTTCGCGGCGCTGGGCGACGGCGACGGGCTCGCCGCCGACGCCCGCCGCGGCGCGGTCCAGGGCTTCGACGGCAAATGGGCGATCCACCCGACGCAGGTCGGCGCGATCAACGCCGCCTTCGCCCCCGACCCGGACGAGGTCGCGCGGGCCCGGCACATCGTCGCCGCGCTGGCCGAGGCCGCCGACCGGGGCAGCGGCGCGGTTGCATTGGACGGCCGGATGATCGATATGGCATCGATAAGACAGGCAGAGGCCCTGATCGCCGTCGCCGACCGCATCGCGGCGACGGCAGCTCAAGGGTAG
- a CDS encoding SDR family oxidoreductase, with protein sequence MDSSMAGRKVLVTGASSGIGRAAAIELAARGAAVMVNHWRDAAGAEATLAAIRSDRPDALADSVEADVADADAVEAMFAKMDRVFGGIDILVNNAGIKRPADPIDYPVENLDAVLAVNLRGAFLVAQAAVRRFLAHAVRGVIVNTSSIHEVAEHTPDIGYAISKGGLAMLTRTLAAATASHGIRINSVGPGATRTAMNAAWEREPEALRAIERRIPMGRVAEPEEIAKAIAFLAGDDASYITGQTLHVDGGLLL encoded by the coding sequence ATGGATTCCAGCATGGCCGGCCGCAAGGTGCTGGTGACCGGGGCCTCGTCGGGCATCGGCCGCGCCGCGGCGATCGAGCTCGCGGCCCGCGGCGCCGCCGTGATGGTCAACCATTGGCGCGACGCGGCCGGCGCCGAGGCGACGCTGGCGGCGATCCGCAGCGATCGGCCCGACGCCCTGGCCGACAGCGTGGAGGCCGACGTCGCCGATGCCGACGCGGTCGAGGCGATGTTCGCAAAGATGGACCGGGTTTTCGGCGGCATCGACATCCTGGTCAACAACGCGGGCATCAAGCGGCCGGCGGACCCGATCGACTATCCGGTGGAGAACCTAGACGCGGTGCTGGCGGTCAACCTGCGCGGCGCCTTCCTGGTGGCGCAGGCCGCGGTCCGCCGTTTCCTCGCCCACGCCGTGCGCGGCGTCATCGTCAACACCTCCAGCATCCACGAGGTGGCCGAGCACACGCCCGACATCGGCTATGCGATCAGCAAGGGCGGGCTGGCCATGCTGACCCGGACCTTGGCCGCCGCCACCGCCAGCCACGGGATCCGCATCAACAGCGTCGGCCCGGGCGCGACCCGGACCGCGATGAACGCGGCGTGGGAGCGCGAGCCCGAAGCGCTTCGCGCCATCGAGCGGCGGATCCCGATGGGCCGCGTCGCCGAGCCGGAAGAAATCGCGAAGGCCATCGCCTTCCTTGCCGGCGACGATGCCAGCTACATCACCGGCCAGACGCTTCACGTCGACGGCGGCCTGCTGCTGTAG
- the purD gene encoding phosphoribosylamine--glycine ligase: MRFLVVGSGGREHALCWALASSPMVDAIYCAPGNPGIAAHATCVKIRADDTEKLTAFAKQEGIDLVVVGPEAPLAAGLVDRLQAAGVRAFGPTAAAARLESSKGFAKDICMKVGAPTAAYGRFTAATEAKTFVMRHGAPIVVKADGLAAGKGVIICHSIPEAETAIDAILEERSFGPAGAEIVVEEFLEGEEVSFFALCDGRSAVAMGSAQDHKAAYDGGKGPNTGGMGAYSPAPILDSALEAMVMDRVVRPVVAEMAEAGTPFVGVLFVGLMITARGPQVLEFNVRFGDPEAQVLLTRLKSDLAPVLIAAVDGMLDQVVLRWREQAALCVVMAANGYPSDYVRGTEIRNLREAARAEDVMIFHAGTAKDGKRLVADGGRVLGVTALGDTVAKAQARAYEAVRKIDWPDGFYRTDIGWRAVARG, from the coding sequence ATGCGTTTCCTGGTGGTGGGTTCGGGCGGGCGCGAACATGCGCTGTGCTGGGCGCTGGCGTCCTCGCCGATGGTCGACGCGATCTATTGCGCGCCGGGCAACCCCGGCATCGCCGCCCACGCCACCTGCGTGAAGATCCGTGCCGACGACACCGAGAAACTGACCGCGTTCGCGAAGCAGGAGGGGATCGACCTGGTCGTGGTCGGGCCTGAGGCGCCGCTGGCCGCCGGCCTGGTCGACCGGCTGCAGGCGGCCGGCGTGCGCGCCTTCGGGCCGACCGCGGCGGCGGCGCGGCTGGAGAGTTCCAAGGGCTTCGCCAAGGACATCTGCATGAAGGTCGGCGCGCCGACGGCCGCCTATGGCCGCTTCACCGCGGCGACGGAGGCCAAGACCTTCGTCATGCGCCACGGCGCGCCGATCGTGGTCAAGGCCGACGGGCTGGCCGCCGGCAAGGGCGTGATCATCTGCCATTCGATCCCGGAGGCGGAGACGGCGATCGACGCGATCCTGGAAGAGCGCAGCTTCGGGCCGGCCGGCGCGGAGATCGTGGTCGAGGAGTTCCTGGAGGGCGAGGAGGTCAGCTTCTTCGCGCTGTGCGACGGCCGCTCGGCGGTGGCGATGGGCTCGGCCCAGGACCACAAGGCTGCCTATGACGGCGGCAAGGGGCCGAATACCGGCGGCATGGGCGCCTATTCGCCGGCGCCGATACTGGATTCGGCGCTGGAGGCGATGGTGATGGACCGGGTGGTCCGCCCGGTGGTGGCCGAGATGGCGGAAGCCGGCACCCCCTTCGTCGGCGTGCTGTTCGTCGGCCTGATGATCACGGCCAGGGGGCCGCAGGTGCTGGAATTCAACGTGCGCTTCGGCGACCCCGAGGCACAGGTGCTGCTGACCCGGCTGAAGTCGGACCTGGCGCCGGTGCTGATCGCGGCGGTCGACGGCATGCTCGACCAGGTGGTGCTGCGCTGGCGCGAGCAGGCCGCGCTGTGCGTGGTGATGGCCGCCAACGGCTATCCGTCGGACTATGTCCGCGGCACCGAGATCCGCAACCTGCGCGAGGCGGCGCGGGCGGAGGACGTGATGATCTTCCATGCCGGCACCGCCAAGGACGGCAAGCGCCTGGTCGCCGACGGCGGCCGCGTACTCGGCGTCACCGCGCTCGGCGACACGGTCGCCAAGGCGCAGGCCCGCGCCTATGAGGCGGTGCGCAAGATCGACTGGCCCGACGGCTTCTACCGCACCGACATCGGCTGGCGGGCGGTCGCGCGGGGATAG
- a CDS encoding DUF6596 domain-containing protein, giving the protein MATEPADGAPAPQGWADATAAGKTARTIETVFRIERARLIGGLARFVRDVGLAEDLAQEALVAALAEWPRSGVPARPGAWLMAAAKRRAIDGFRRCRMMARKHAEIATEAALDGGVTVFDETEEDGLGDPLLRLFFAACHPMLGPASRIALTLRLIGGLTTAEIARAFLSSETAMAQRIARAKRQLRGAGLRFEVPDGAERRARLGSVLESVYLMFNEGYAATAGEDLIRPALCDEARRLGRLLVAVADDEPEVHGLSALMDIQASRQAARVAADGALVPLTEQDRTRWDRLLIRRGLAALARAEVLGGADGPYALQAALAACHARARSAGETDWSRIAGLYDRLRAAMPSPVVELNRAIAHGMAYGPQTGLALLAPLEGCAALRGYAPLPAAIGDCLFRAGRPAEARHCFERAAALSGNARERAFLLSRAAACDSS; this is encoded by the coding sequence ATGGCGACCGAGCCGGCTGACGGCGCCCCGGCGCCGCAAGGCTGGGCCGACGCGACGGCGGCAGGCAAGACCGCGCGAACGATCGAGACGGTGTTCCGCATCGAGCGGGCCAGGCTGATCGGCGGCCTGGCCCGGTTCGTGCGCGATGTCGGCCTGGCGGAGGACCTGGCGCAGGAGGCGCTGGTGGCGGCGCTGGCCGAATGGCCGCGCAGCGGCGTCCCGGCGCGTCCCGGCGCCTGGCTGATGGCCGCGGCCAAGCGCCGGGCCATCGACGGCTTCCGGCGGTGCCGCATGATGGCCCGCAAGCACGCGGAGATCGCCACGGAAGCCGCGTTGGACGGCGGCGTCACCGTATTCGACGAGACGGAGGAGGATGGCCTGGGCGACCCGTTGCTCAGGCTGTTCTTCGCCGCCTGCCATCCGATGCTGGGTCCGGCGTCGCGCATTGCCCTGACGCTGCGCCTGATCGGCGGCCTCACCACCGCCGAGATCGCCCGTGCCTTCCTGTCGAGCGAGACGGCGATGGCGCAGCGGATCGCGCGCGCGAAGCGGCAGCTTCGCGGGGCCGGCCTGCGGTTCGAGGTGCCGGACGGGGCCGAGCGACGCGCGCGGCTCGGGTCCGTGCTGGAATCCGTCTACCTGATGTTCAACGAAGGCTATGCGGCGACCGCCGGAGAGGACCTGATCCGGCCTGCGCTCTGCGACGAGGCGCGGCGCCTTGGCCGCCTTCTCGTCGCCGTCGCCGACGACGAGCCGGAGGTGCACGGCCTGTCGGCCCTGATGGACATTCAGGCCTCGCGCCAGGCGGCGCGGGTCGCGGCTGATGGCGCGCTGGTGCCCCTGACCGAGCAGGACCGCACCCGCTGGGACCGGCTGCTGATCCGGCGCGGCCTCGCCGCGCTGGCCCGCGCCGAGGTCCTGGGCGGCGCCGACGGACCCTATGCGCTGCAGGCTGCGCTGGCGGCCTGCCACGCGCGGGCGCGTTCGGCCGGCGAGACCGACTGGAGCCGGATTGCCGGGCTCTACGACCGCCTGCGCGCCGCCATGCCTTCGCCGGTGGTCGAACTCAACCGCGCGATCGCCCACGGCATGGCCTACGGACCGCAGACCGGCCTCGCGCTGCTGGCCCCGCTGGAAGGGTGCGCCGCGCTGCGCGGCTATGCGCCGTTGCCGGCCGCCATAGGCGACTGCCTGTTCCGCGCCGGCCGGCCCGCCGAGGCCCGGCACTGTTTCGAGCGCGCCGCCGCGCTGAGCGGGAATGCGAGGGAACGGGCCTTCCTGCTTTCGCGGGCCGCGGCCTGCGACAGCTCATAG
- a CDS encoding HD domain-containing protein, with protein MDADRIVDDLLLRLQTRGGHAYFGEALSETAHMLQAAAGIAAARPDDHATIAAGLLHDIGHLLHDLGEDAAERGIDAGHEEIGSDYLAQWFGAAVTEPVRLHVDAKRYLCAVAPDYAAGLSPASVRSLALQGGPMDAAEAAAFAAGPYAEAAVLLRRCDDAGKDPDRACPGLDHYRPMLKALLRR; from the coding sequence ATGGATGCGGACCGGATCGTCGACGACCTGCTGCTGCGCCTGCAGACGCGTGGCGGCCATGCCTATTTCGGAGAGGCGCTGAGCGAGACCGCCCACATGCTGCAGGCCGCGGCCGGCATCGCCGCGGCCAGGCCCGACGACCATGCCACCATCGCCGCCGGCCTGCTGCACGACATCGGCCACCTGCTGCACGACCTGGGCGAGGACGCGGCCGAGCGCGGCATCGACGCCGGTCACGAGGAGATCGGCTCCGACTACCTGGCGCAATGGTTCGGCGCGGCGGTGACCGAGCCCGTGCGCCTGCACGTGGATGCAAAGCGCTATCTGTGCGCGGTCGCGCCGGACTACGCCGCCGGGCTGTCGCCGGCGTCGGTGCGCAGCCTGGCGCTGCAGGGCGGGCCGATGGACGCCGCCGAGGCGGCCGCCTTCGCCGCCGGGCCGTATGCCGAGGCCGCCGTGCTGTTGCGGCGATGCGACGACGCCGGCAAGGACCCGGACCGCGCCTGCCCCGGGCTCGACCACTATCGCCCGATGCTGAAGGCGTTGCTGCGCCGCTGA
- a CDS encoding YciI family protein: protein MRVMVIVKATADSEAGALPSAELLAAMCEFNDRLIKAGVLLAGEGLRPSSQGRRVAFDGAGRTVVDGPFAETRELVAGFWLWEVPDMDEAVEWVKRCPNPMPGPSEIEIRPVVEAGDFGEAMAQDLGEQLDKIRERSKGG from the coding sequence ATGCGCGTGATGGTGATCGTGAAGGCGACCGCGGACAGCGAGGCGGGGGCGCTGCCGTCGGCCGAGCTGCTGGCGGCAATGTGCGAATTCAACGACCGGCTGATCAAGGCCGGCGTGCTGCTGGCCGGCGAGGGCCTGCGGCCGTCGTCGCAGGGCAGGCGGGTGGCGTTCGACGGCGCCGGCCGCACGGTGGTCGACGGCCCGTTCGCCGAGACCCGCGAACTGGTGGCCGGCTTCTGGCTCTGGGAGGTGCCGGACATGGACGAGGCGGTGGAATGGGTGAAGCGCTGCCCCAACCCGATGCCGGGCCCGAGCGAGATCGAGATCCGGCCGGTAGTCGAGGCGGGCGATTTCGGCGAGGCGATGGCGCAGGATCTCGGCGAACAGCTCGACAAGATCCGCGAGCGGAGCAAAGGCGGCTGA
- a CDS encoding acetyl-CoA carboxylase carboxyltransferase subunit alpha, which produces MRHFLEFEKPIAELEGKIAELRHLSDDGEVNIAEEVAKLQAKVDRQLRTTYAKLTPWQKTLVARHPDRPHCLDYVRGLITDFTPLAGDRLYADDNAIIGGLGRFRGQSVVVLGTEKGHDTETRVKHRFGAGYPEGYRKARRLMDMADRFHLPVITFVDTAGAFPGIDAEQRGQAEAIARAIESCLALRGPLVSVIVGEGGSGGAIALATGNKVFMLEHSIYSVISPEGCASILWRSSNHAQEAAEALKLTAQDLQQLKVIDGIVDEPLGGAHRNPPMAIEAVGQQVDSALSELGSMDPGVLRARRRSKFLDMSQPAQA; this is translated from the coding sequence ATGCGTCATTTCCTGGAATTCGAGAAGCCGATCGCCGAGCTGGAAGGCAAGATCGCCGAGCTGCGCCACCTGTCCGACGACGGCGAGGTCAATATCGCCGAGGAGGTCGCCAAGCTGCAGGCCAAGGTCGACCGCCAGCTGCGCACCACCTATGCCAAGCTGACGCCATGGCAGAAGACCCTGGTCGCCCGCCATCCCGACCGCCCGCACTGCCTGGACTACGTCCGCGGGCTGATCACCGACTTCACCCCGCTGGCCGGCGACCGGCTCTATGCCGACGACAACGCGATCATCGGCGGTCTCGGCCGCTTCCGCGGCCAGTCGGTGGTGGTGCTGGGCACCGAGAAGGGGCACGACACCGAGACGCGGGTGAAGCACCGATTCGGTGCCGGCTATCCGGAAGGCTATCGCAAGGCCCGCCGGCTGATGGACATGGCCGACCGCTTCCATCTGCCGGTGATCACCTTCGTCGACACCGCCGGCGCCTTTCCCGGAATCGACGCCGAACAGCGCGGCCAGGCCGAGGCCATCGCCCGCGCGATCGAGTCCTGCCTGGCCCTGCGCGGCCCGCTGGTCAGCGTGATCGTCGGCGAGGGCGGCTCCGGCGGTGCCATCGCGCTCGCCACCGGCAACAAGGTTTTCATGCTGGAGCACTCGATCTACTCGGTGATCTCGCCGGAAGGCTGCGCGTCGATCCTGTGGCGCAGCAGCAACCACGCGCAGGAGGCGGCCGAGGCGCTGAAGCTGACCGCGCAGGACCTGCAGCAGCTGAAGGTGATCGACGGCATCGTCGACGAACCGCTCGGCGGCGCGCACCGCAACCCGCCGATGGCGATCGAGGCGGTCGGCCAGCAGGTGGACTCGGCGCTGTCCGAGCTGGGCAGCATGGACCCCGGCGTGCTGCGCGCCCGGCGCCGGTCCAAGTTCCTGGACATGAGCCAGCCGGCCCAGGCCTGA
- a CDS encoding MarR family transcriptional regulator, producing MPLMHPQIALELWRLALIESVRREEPDLTARQLAVLLTVYKTEPPHTVRGLAELLNVAKPAITRAVDRLGRLGLVRRRRDDADRRNVLIQRTVKGSVFLSEFGELIAAAERSLDGTGAKHDAG from the coding sequence ATGCCGTTGATGCACCCGCAGATTGCGCTCGAGCTGTGGCGCCTGGCCCTGATCGAATCGGTCCGTCGCGAAGAGCCGGACCTGACCGCACGCCAGCTGGCCGTGCTGTTGACCGTCTACAAGACCGAGCCGCCGCACACCGTGCGCGGGCTGGCCGAGCTGTTGAACGTCGCCAAGCCGGCGATCACCCGCGCCGTCGACCGGCTGGGCCGGCTGGGTCTCGTCCGCCGCCGGCGCGACGATGCCGACCGCCGCAACGTGCTGATCCAGCGCACGGTCAAGGGCTCGGTGTTTCTCAGCGAGTTCGGCGAGCTGATCGCCGCCGCCGAGCGGTCGCTCGACGGGACCGGAGCGAAGCACGATGCCGGCTGA
- the phbB gene encoding acetoacetyl-CoA reductase encodes MGRVALVTGGTRGIGAAISTRLKADGCTVVANYGGNDQAAQAFRDETGIAVYKFDVSDFDAVQQAIAKIEAEVGPVDILVNNAGITRDATLHRMSHEQWQAVVDTNLGSCFNLCRAVIDGMRNRSFGRIVNIGSINGQAGQYGQVNYAAAKSGIHGFTKALAQEGAAKGITVNAIAPGYIDTDMVRAVPQNVLEKIVARIPVGRLGHAEEIARGVSFLVSDEAGFITGSTLSINGGQHMY; translated from the coding sequence ATGGGCCGGGTTGCACTGGTCACTGGCGGCACACGCGGCATCGGCGCTGCGATCTCCACCCGGCTCAAGGCCGACGGCTGCACCGTGGTCGCCAACTACGGCGGCAACGACCAGGCGGCGCAGGCCTTCCGCGACGAGACCGGCATCGCGGTCTACAAGTTCGACGTCTCCGACTTCGACGCGGTCCAGCAGGCGATCGCCAAGATCGAGGCCGAGGTCGGCCCGGTCGACATCCTGGTCAACAATGCCGGCATCACCCGCGACGCCACCCTGCACCGGATGAGCCACGAGCAGTGGCAGGCCGTGGTCGACACCAACCTCGGCTCGTGCTTCAACCTGTGCCGTGCCGTCATCGACGGCATGCGCAACCGCAGCTTCGGGCGCATCGTCAACATCGGCTCGATCAACGGCCAGGCCGGCCAGTACGGCCAGGTCAACTACGCCGCCGCCAAGTCCGGCATCCACGGTTTCACCAAGGCGCTGGCCCAGGAAGGCGCGGCCAAGGGCATCACCGTCAACGCGATCGCACCGGGCTATATCGATACCGACATGGTGCGCGCGGTGCCGCAGAACGTGCTGGAGAAGATCGTCGCCCGCATCCCGGTCGGCCGGCTCGGCCATGCCGAGGAGATCGCGCGCGGGGTCTCGTTCCTGGTGTCCGACGAGGCCGGCTTCATCACCGGCTCGACCCTGTCGATCAACGGCGGCCAGCACATGTACTGA
- the xseA gene encoding exodeoxyribonuclease VII large subunit, with protein sequence MSEQSPPAGPDSEDGFAGAGGNAPVVSVGDLARRVKGTIEDAFGYVRVRGEISRPSFPGSGHCYLRLKDEDAVLDGVIWRGVLGRIGLRPEEGLEVIATGRLTTYPGRSSYQIVIDRLELAGEGALLKLLEDRRRKLAAEGLFDAERKRPLPYLPDVIGVVTSPTGAVIRDILHRLAERFPRRVLVWPVLVQGEGAAAQIAAAIAGFNALPADGWPRRPDVLIVARGGGSLEDLWAFNEEVVVRAAAASQIPLISAVGHETDTTLIDHAADRRAPTPTAAAEIAVPVRADLMARVAEDGGRLAAAARRATLGRQRDLAGLARGLPDPRRLLETAWQRLDDRAESLRKDMRADLQRRSHALGLAAGRLKDPRQRLAEQRAALRLAAQRLAAAHAARLAASRARLDRIAGRLTLAPVRRELGHARSGLPQLDGRLIRARDGALVRARDRLGRAGPLLESLSYRAVLQRGFAVVRDDAGQPVMSAAGTRSGARAWLEFRDGPGAMVPVAVTGAPGPRQPVAAAPRAARREPPPAARQDDLFGNGD encoded by the coding sequence ATGTCGGAGCAATCGCCACCTGCCGGACCCGATTCCGAGGACGGCTTCGCCGGCGCCGGCGGCAATGCGCCGGTCGTCAGCGTCGGCGACCTCGCCCGTCGGGTGAAAGGCACCATCGAGGACGCGTTCGGCTATGTGCGCGTCCGCGGTGAAATCTCGCGGCCCAGCTTCCCCGGCTCCGGCCACTGCTACCTGCGCCTGAAGGACGAGGACGCCGTGCTCGACGGCGTCATCTGGCGCGGCGTGCTGGGCCGGATCGGGCTCAGGCCCGAGGAGGGGCTGGAAGTGATCGCAACCGGCCGGCTGACCACCTATCCGGGCCGCTCCAGCTACCAGATCGTCATCGACCGGCTGGAGCTGGCCGGCGAGGGCGCGCTGCTGAAGCTGCTGGAGGACCGCCGCCGCAAGCTGGCCGCCGAGGGCCTGTTCGACGCCGAGCGCAAGCGGCCGCTGCCCTATCTGCCCGACGTCATCGGCGTCGTCACCTCGCCCACCGGCGCGGTGATCCGCGACATCCTGCACCGGCTGGCGGAGCGCTTCCCGCGCAGGGTGCTGGTCTGGCCGGTGCTGGTGCAGGGCGAGGGCGCGGCGGCGCAGATCGCCGCCGCGATCGCCGGCTTCAATGCGCTGCCCGCCGACGGCTGGCCGCGCCGACCCGACGTGCTGATCGTCGCCCGCGGCGGCGGCTCGCTGGAGGACCTGTGGGCGTTCAACGAGGAGGTGGTGGTCCGCGCCGCCGCCGCGTCGCAGATCCCGCTGATCTCCGCCGTCGGCCACGAGACCGACACCACCCTGATCGACCATGCCGCCGACCGCCGCGCACCGACGCCGACCGCGGCGGCCGAAATCGCGGTGCCGGTGCGCGCCGACCTGATGGCACGGGTGGCGGAGGACGGCGGCCGGCTCGCTGCAGCCGCGCGCCGCGCCACGCTCGGCCGCCAGCGCGACCTTGCCGGGCTGGCCCGCGGACTGCCCGATCCGCGCCGGCTGCTGGAGACGGCGTGGCAGCGTCTCGACGACCGCGCCGAAAGCCTGCGCAAGGACATGCGCGCAGACCTGCAACGGCGCAGCCATGCCCTCGGCCTCGCCGCCGGCCGGCTGAAGGACCCGCGCCAGCGCCTGGCCGAGCAGCGGGCCGCTCTCCGCCTCGCCGCCCAGCGCCTCGCGGCCGCCCATGCCGCCCGCCTGGCGGCAAGCCGGGCGCGGCTGGACCGCATCGCCGGCCGGCTGACGCTGGCGCCGGTGCGGCGCGAGCTCGGCCATGCCCGCAGCGGCCTGCCGCAGCTCGACGGGCGTCTGATCCGCGCGCGCGACGGCGCCCTGGTCCGCGCCCGCGACCGGCTCGGCCGGGCCGGTCCCCTGCTGGAGAGCCTGTCCTATCGCGCGGTGCTGCAACGCGGCTTCGCGGTCGTCCGCGACGATGCCGGCCAGCCGGTGATGTCGGCCGCCGGCACGCGCAGCGGCGCCCGCGCCTGGCTCGAGTTCCGCGACGGCCCCGGCGCCATGGTCCCGGTCGCGGTGACCGGCGCGCCCGGTCCGCGCCAGCCCGTCGCGGCCGCGCCCAGGGCGGCACGCCGCGAGCCGCCGCCCGCCGCGCGGCAGGACGACCTGTTCGGCAACGGAGACTGA
- a CDS encoding FadR/GntR family transcriptional regulator, which translates to MNETVAVVRDTNAGQSIERKGAAWIKLKLRQSIIDGVYAFGERLPAERQMAQTFASSRGTVRKALEDLCEDGFIERRVGSGTFVTFSGQPADADIAEITSPMELVQVRQTVEPAMIQLAVRNATMRDIALIASAVEQLEQSMDPDTFTHWDQRFHLLIAEATHNPLMVLIYRQINHVRGHAQWRAAKDKVLTAHRMAVYNEQHRAIYERIRDRDSDGSTKLIHEHLAVAHSDLVIA; encoded by the coding sequence ATGAACGAGACCGTTGCCGTGGTGCGCGACACCAACGCAGGCCAGTCGATCGAGCGCAAGGGCGCCGCCTGGATCAAGCTGAAGCTCAGGCAGTCGATCATCGACGGGGTCTACGCCTTCGGCGAGCGGCTGCCGGCCGAGCGCCAGATGGCGCAGACCTTCGCCAGCTCGCGCGGCACAGTGCGCAAGGCGCTGGAGGACCTGTGCGAGGACGGGTTCATCGAGCGGCGCGTCGGCAGCGGCACCTTCGTCACCTTCTCCGGCCAGCCGGCCGACGCCGACATCGCCGAGATCACCAGCCCGATGGAGCTGGTGCAGGTGCGCCAGACCGTGGAGCCGGCGATGATCCAGCTGGCGGTGCGCAACGCCACCATGCGCGACATCGCGCTGATCGCCTCGGCGGTGGAGCAGCTTGAGCAGTCGATGGACCCGGACACCTTCACCCACTGGGACCAGCGCTTCCACCTGCTGATCGCGGAGGCGACCCACAACCCGCTGATGGTGCTGATCTATCGCCAGATCAACCACGTCCGCGGCCATGCCCAGTGGCGAGCCGCCAAGGACAAGGTGCTGACCGCCCACCGCATGGCGGTCTACAACGAGCAGCACCGCGCCATCTACGAACGCATCCGCGACCGCGATTCCGACGGCTCGACCAAGCTGATCCACGAGCACCTCGCCGTGGCCCACTCCGACCTGGTGATCGCCTGA